Proteins encoded together in one Armatimonadota bacterium window:
- a CDS encoding DUF4346 domain-containing protein, with amino-acid sequence MKNRPPLSPYSGAKLTVERIQARNPEVLKLDPSGFFIVLPNSETGMIVCEHYRNDGRLANVVEGRKAAVIASTVVEKGLISRLDHSAYLGRELAKAEIAIQTKTWYEQDAALGELRDAVQCPNTSTCNCQ; translated from the coding sequence ATGAAGAACCGGCCTCCGTTGAGCCCCTATTCGGGAGCGAAATTGACTGTCGAGCGGATTCAGGCCCGCAACCCGGAAGTCTTGAAGCTCGACCCCAGCGGCTTCTTCATCGTGCTGCCGAATTCTGAAACCGGCATGATCGTCTGCGAGCATTACCGGAACGACGGCAGGCTCGCGAACGTCGTCGAGGGGCGGAAAGCCGCCGTCATTGCCTCTACCGTGGTAGAAAAGGGCCTCATCTCTCGACTTGACCACTCCGCCTATCTTGGCCGCGAACTCGCCAAGGCCGAAATCGCCATCCAAACCAAGACCTGGTACGAGCAGGACGCCGCTCTAGGCGAACTGCGCGATGCCGTCCAGTGCCCGAACACGTCGACCTGCAATTGCCAATGA
- a CDS encoding winged helix-turn-helix transcriptional regulator, translating to MSIAEPRPSALAETCPVPCFNVELVDQIRASLPNEAVVRRRSELHGALSDPWRLKILLALAYGELCVCDIGHVLGRSPSAVSHQLRLLRSLSLVERRSDGKMVYYSLADEGRKLIADHEG from the coding sequence ATGAGTATTGCTGAGCCCCGACCGAGTGCCCTTGCTGAGACTTGCCCGGTTCCTTGCTTTAATGTGGAGCTGGTTGACCAGATTAGGGCCTCGCTGCCCAATGAGGCCGTGGTTCGTCGGCGCTCCGAGCTTCATGGCGCTTTGAGCGATCCTTGGCGGCTGAAGATTCTCCTGGCGCTGGCCTATGGGGAGCTTTGCGTCTGCGATATCGGGCACGTGCTGGGCCGGTCACCTTCCGCTGTATCACACCAATTGAGATTGCTTCGAAGCCTGTCGCTGGTAGAGCGCCGGAGCGACGGGAAGATGGTCTACTACTCGCTTGCCGACGAGGGGCGGAAGCTGATTGCCGACCATGAAGGATAG
- a CDS encoding helix-turn-helix transcriptional regulator, with amino-acid sequence MGYTTAPSPVEIAANPALQAKLFRGFGDTSRLSILQTLRFGEQPVGAIVQATGLSQPNVSAHLACLRDCGLVVGRQEGRSVYYSLADERIEDLFLLAQDILARIGGPIGGCPRYEK; translated from the coding sequence ATGGGTTATACGACAGCCCCCTCACCCGTAGAAATAGCTGCAAACCCCGCGCTTCAAGCCAAGCTGTTCCGAGGCTTTGGCGATACCTCCCGTCTTTCGATTCTCCAGACGCTGAGATTTGGCGAGCAGCCGGTTGGTGCAATCGTTCAGGCAACGGGACTCTCCCAGCCCAACGTCTCGGCGCATCTCGCGTGCCTTCGGGATTGCGGCCTCGTCGTCGGGCGGCAGGAGGGGAGGTCCGTCTATTACTCCCTTGCCGACGAGCGCATCGAGGACCTTTTTCTTCTGGCTCAGGACATCCTGGCGCGGATCGGCGGGCCCATTGGCGGGTGCCCGAGGTACGAAAAGTGA
- a CDS encoding FTR1 family protein yields the protein MIWQAIGMSGTPDPTAHGISRTSAVMGSAILVFREGLEAILVLAAVTAGLARYRQGYWPPVLAGIGAALAASIATWFIAIALIGSVNASELAIQAGTGLLAIVVLLVVMNWFFHKLYWTGWICHHCKRRDRIFEEPGATASRVYLGLALLGFTAIYREGFEIVLFLQDLRLKAGSGVVMNGVGFGLVLTSVVAALTFTAHRRMPYKKMLVWTGILLAGVLIVMVGESAQEMQLAGWLPTHPLPLPIPDWMGVWFATFPNIEGLASQLLAALLVVGSFLWVRSKVPRTKSGELVTAKCEVSP from the coding sequence CTGATTTGGCAGGCAATCGGCATGAGCGGCACGCCTGACCCAACCGCGCATGGGATAAGCCGAACATCGGCGGTCATGGGCAGCGCGATCCTGGTCTTCCGCGAGGGACTTGAGGCGATCTTGGTCCTTGCTGCTGTGACGGCGGGCCTCGCCCGCTATCGGCAGGGCTACTGGCCGCCCGTTCTGGCAGGGATCGGCGCGGCGCTCGCAGCAAGCATCGCCACTTGGTTTATCGCCATCGCCCTCATTGGCTCGGTCAACGCCTCGGAACTCGCAATTCAGGCGGGAACGGGCCTGCTTGCCATCGTCGTGCTGCTGGTCGTGATGAACTGGTTCTTCCACAAGCTCTATTGGACCGGCTGGATCTGCCATCACTGCAAGCGACGGGACCGCATCTTCGAGGAGCCGGGCGCTACCGCCTCACGCGTCTACTTGGGGCTCGCGTTGCTGGGCTTCACGGCGATCTACCGCGAGGGCTTTGAGATCGTGCTTTTCCTGCAAGACTTGCGGCTCAAGGCAGGCAGCGGCGTCGTCATGAACGGCGTCGGTTTCGGCTTGGTGCTGACTTCCGTGGTCGCCGCGCTCACCTTCACCGCGCACCGCCGCATGCCCTACAAGAAGATGCTGGTCTGGACTGGGATTCTGCTGGCGGGCGTGCTGATCGTGATGGTCGGAGAGAGCGCCCAGGAGATGCAGCTTGCCGGATGGCTCCCGACGCATCCGCTACCGCTTCCGATCCCGGACTGGATGGGAGTGTGGTTCGCGACGTTCCCCAACATCGAGGGCCTGGCCTCGCAGCTTCTCGCGGCCCTGCTCGTTGTGGGCTCATTCCTCTGGGTGCGGAGCAAGGTGCCGCGCACCAAGTCCGGCGAGCTCGTCACGGCCAAGTGCGAGGTGAGCCCTTGA
- the cadA gene encoding cadmium-translocating P-type ATPase has protein sequence MPESTFTIEAMDCPTEEQIIRNCFKVVKEVENLEFDLMSRKLTVRHCFADDKPLLKALKSVGMEPKAKGADKQEHGPAVPVKERWLMGISGALAFGAEIASWVTGKETSSPVIAAAVLSIVLGGRTTIRKGIVSLKTFTLNINFLMTLAIIGAVSIGEWPEAAMVTFLFGVAEMTEAFSLDRARHAIRSLMELSPELAWVKSGSEWKEVQASEVQVGQVVRVRPGERIPLDGLVVSGSSTVNEAPITGESMPVSKSEGAKVFAGTVNEKGSFEFEVSANTDQTTLARIIRAVQQAQGQKAPTQRFVDQFAKVYTPTVVVLAILVAALPSLLFSQPFVPWLYKSLVLLVIACPCALVISTPVTVVSALASAARRGILVKGGIYMEEGRKLTTIALDKTGTITFGKPKVTDIEPLNSVPKDEVLRIAASLEALSEHPVASAIIAAFEAEPARVEGFDSITGRGVKGTVGGKMYFLGNHRLAHEENYCSPEVEAKLERLEEQGKTVVILGDSDRALGVLAVADTERETSIEAIRELHRLGVKTLMLTGDNSRTAKAIAAQVGIDDARGDLLPEDKLRIIEELAKEGRHVGMVGDGINDAPALAKANIGFAMGAAGTDTAIETADVALMHDDLRKVPEFIRLSRKASRVLRQNIAIALGIKVVFFGLAFFGVATLWMAVFADMGASLIVVGNGLRLLRTPNGS, from the coding sequence ATGCCGGAAAGCACCTTCACTATCGAAGCCATGGATTGCCCCACCGAGGAGCAGATCATCCGCAACTGCTTCAAGGTCGTGAAGGAGGTCGAGAACCTGGAGTTCGACCTGATGAGCCGCAAGCTCACGGTCCGACACTGCTTCGCCGACGACAAGCCGCTTCTGAAAGCTCTGAAGTCCGTCGGGATGGAACCCAAGGCAAAAGGGGCCGACAAGCAAGAGCATGGTCCCGCCGTGCCCGTGAAAGAGCGCTGGCTCATGGGAATCTCGGGAGCCCTGGCCTTTGGGGCGGAAATCGCCTCATGGGTCACGGGCAAGGAAACGTCCTCGCCGGTGATTGCCGCCGCCGTCCTCTCAATCGTTCTTGGCGGGCGGACCACGATTCGGAAGGGCATCGTCTCCCTCAAGACCTTCACCCTGAACATCAACTTCCTCATGACCCTCGCCATCATTGGCGCGGTCTCGATAGGCGAATGGCCCGAGGCGGCAATGGTCACGTTTCTCTTCGGGGTCGCGGAGATGACCGAGGCTTTCTCGCTCGATAGGGCCCGCCATGCGATCCGGTCCCTCATGGAGCTTTCGCCCGAGCTTGCATGGGTGAAATCGGGTTCCGAATGGAAAGAGGTCCAAGCCTCGGAAGTTCAGGTCGGTCAAGTAGTGCGGGTTCGCCCCGGAGAGCGCATACCCCTCGACGGTCTCGTAGTTTCAGGCTCCTCGACCGTCAATGAAGCGCCGATCACCGGCGAAAGCATGCCGGTCTCCAAGTCGGAAGGCGCGAAGGTCTTTGCCGGAACCGTAAACGAGAAGGGATCGTTCGAATTCGAGGTAAGCGCCAACACGGACCAGACGACGCTCGCCCGGATTATCCGAGCCGTCCAACAAGCCCAAGGCCAAAAGGCGCCAACCCAACGGTTCGTCGACCAGTTTGCCAAGGTCTACACGCCGACGGTGGTGGTTCTGGCGATCCTCGTCGCCGCCTTGCCGTCCCTGCTGTTTTCTCAGCCCTTTGTTCCTTGGCTTTACAAGTCACTTGTGCTCTTGGTGATCGCCTGCCCTTGCGCGCTCGTCATTTCGACCCCGGTCACGGTCGTCAGCGCCTTGGCTTCGGCAGCTCGTCGAGGCATTCTGGTCAAGGGCGGGATCTACATGGAAGAGGGACGAAAGCTCACGACCATTGCGCTTGACAAGACCGGAACCATCACGTTCGGAAAGCCCAAAGTGACGGACATCGAGCCGCTGAATTCGGTTCCGAAGGACGAAGTGCTCCGGATTGCAGCAAGCCTAGAAGCTCTCTCTGAACACCCCGTTGCGTCGGCGATCATAGCGGCTTTCGAGGCAGAGCCCGCCAGAGTGGAGGGCTTCGATTCGATCACGGGGCGGGGCGTCAAAGGCACTGTAGGGGGCAAGATGTACTTCCTCGGCAACCACCGGCTCGCACATGAAGAGAACTACTGCAGTCCCGAGGTCGAGGCGAAGCTCGAACGCCTCGAAGAGCAGGGCAAAACGGTCGTGATTCTCGGGGATAGCGACCGCGCCCTTGGAGTCCTGGCTGTGGCAGACACCGAACGGGAGACGAGCATTGAGGCGATCCGGGAGCTTCACCGGCTCGGGGTCAAGACCCTGATGCTGACCGGGGACAACTCTCGCACCGCGAAGGCAATCGCGGCGCAAGTCGGGATCGACGACGCACGTGGAGACCTCTTGCCGGAGGACAAGCTCCGCATCATCGAGGAGCTAGCGAAAGAGGGCCGGCACGTCGGCATGGTTGGCGACGGCATCAACGATGCACCGGCCCTGGCCAAGGCGAACATCGGCTTCGCGATGGGCGCTGCGGGAACCGATACTGCGATCGAGACCGCCGACGTGGCGCTCATGCACGACGACCTTCGCAAGGTCCCCGAATTCATCCGCTTGAGCCGCAAGGCAAGCCGCGTCCTGCGGCAGAACATCGCGATCGCGCTTGGGATCAAGGTTGTGTTCTTTGGCTTGGCGTTCTTTGGAGTCGCGACGCTTTGGATGGCGGTCTTCGCCGACATGGGCGCGAGCCTGATCGTGGTCGGCAACGGGCTAAGGCTCCTTCGGACTCCGAATGGCAGCTGA
- a CDS encoding DUF4382 domain-containing protein, protein MKLNSIARGLLILAAALFAFGALIAGCGGGGIGGGGTVGVFIGDDFGGDYNQVWMTLYRVEASADGTDYQTVFDSTSGTPMNLCTLSNTAQFMGAMSMASGQYTKARVTIGDQFHLVTKVGNVPSDVPVDPTGGTAFGGKFTFTMNMPLSVGMGQMANMAIDFDLAGFQMMGGKVRMSVLPMDSGRFGMMQRRGDLEGTVANLVPGVSFDLTMGGGMMMGPMRGVRVLLDASTEIFGENGAGATLANGQRVEVQGAMDPAAMTLTANIVRIETAQGGQYDHAGAQGSVDAIDAGALRFTMTPAWTEHFQPGGTSLTVQTDANTVFRTGGMGGGMMGGNAAFADLAQGAFVMVSGVYDPGTGVLTARRVMIGR, encoded by the coding sequence ATGAAACTGAATTCAATCGCTCGCGGACTGCTCATACTGGCGGCTGCCCTATTTGCCTTCGGCGCACTGATCGCCGGCTGCGGCGGCGGCGGAATCGGCGGGGGAGGAACCGTCGGCGTCTTCATCGGCGACGATTTCGGAGGCGACTACAACCAAGTATGGATGACCCTCTACCGGGTCGAGGCGTCCGCCGACGGAACCGACTATCAAACCGTCTTCGACAGCACGAGCGGCACGCCGATGAACCTCTGCACGCTCTCGAACACCGCGCAGTTCATGGGCGCGATGAGCATGGCTTCGGGCCAATACACCAAGGCGAGAGTCACCATCGGCGACCAGTTCCATCTCGTCACCAAAGTCGGCAACGTGCCCAGCGATGTCCCCGTCGATCCCACCGGCGGCACGGCTTTCGGCGGAAAATTCACCTTCACCATGAACATGCCCCTCTCCGTCGGCATGGGCCAGATGGCCAACATGGCCATTGATTTCGACCTGGCCGGCTTCCAGATGATGGGCGGCAAGGTCCGCATGTCGGTCCTCCCCATGGACTCAGGGCGCTTCGGCATGATGCAGCGACGAGGCGACCTCGAAGGCACGGTCGCCAACCTCGTGCCCGGCGTCAGCTTCGACCTCACCATGGGCGGCGGCATGATGATGGGCCCGATGCGGGGCGTCAGGGTCCTCCTCGATGCCTCCACAGAGATCTTCGGCGAGAACGGCGCGGGTGCGACCCTCGCCAACGGCCAGCGCGTCGAGGTCCAGGGCGCGATGGACCCCGCCGCCATGACCCTCACCGCCAACATCGTCCGGATCGAGACCGCCCAGGGCGGCCAGTACGATCACGCCGGGGCGCAGGGATCGGTTGATGCGATCGACGCGGGCGCGCTGCGCTTCACGATGACCCCCGCCTGGACCGAGCACTTCCAGCCGGGCGGCACTTCCCTGACGGTTCAGACGGACGCGAACACGGTCTTCCGAACGGGAGGCATGGGCGGCGGCATGATGGGCGGCAATGCGGCTTTTGCGGACCTGGCGCAGGGCGCGTTCGTGATGGTTTCGGGTGTCTATGATCCCGGCACGGGCGTCCTCACCGCCCGGCGGGTGATGATCGGGAGGTAG